GGAGGACTGCCGGTGTCGGACGTGTTCAGCCACATCGTGGCGATGAACACCTGCCACCTGGCGGCGATCGCCGGCCGGCTGGGGCGGAAGATCACCTGGGATCCGGCGGCGGAGCGGATCGTCGGTGACGAGCAGGCGGCGTCGTTCGCCGCGCGGACGCCGCGGGCGGGCTTCGAGATACCCCGGGTCTGACCGGGCTTGGTCCGGGAATCGAGCATGGCACCGTCGCCCGCCGTCACGATCGTCTGGTTCCGCCGCGACCTGCGGCTCGACGACAATCCCGCCCTCGCCGCCGCGGCGGCCCGCGGTGCGGTGGTGCCGGTGTTCATCTGGGCCCCCGACGAGGAGGCGCCGTGGGCCCCCGGGGCGGCATCCCGCTGGTGGCTGCACCACTCGCTCGTCGCGTGCGGTGCGGCCTTGGAGCGGGCCGGCGCCCCGCTCGTCATTCGGCGCGGCCCGTCGCTCGACGCGTTGCGGGCGCTGGCCGCGGAGCACGGCGCCACGCACGTCGTCTGGAACCGGCTCTACGAGCCGGCCGCCGTCGCCCGCGACACAGGGATCAAGCAGGCGCTCGCCAAGGACGGCCTGGAGGTGGAGAGCTTCAACGGCGGACTGCTCTTCGAGCCGGCGCATGTGGCCACGAAGGAGGGCCGGCCATACCAGGTGTTCACGCCGTTCTGGCGGGCGCTCGTGGCCCGCGACGAGCCGGCGGAGCCGCAAGCCGCCCCACGCCGGCTCGCGGCGGCAGCGCCGCGCCGGGCCCGGGGCAGCGCGAGCCTGCCGCTCGACCGCCTCGACCTCCTGCCGCGGATCGACTGGGCCACGACGATGGAGTCCACCTGGCGGCCGGGCGAGGCACCGGCGGCGAAGCGGCTCGCCGCGTTCCTCGCCAACGGGCTCTCAGCCTACGGCACCGATCGCGACCGGCCCGACCGGGACGGCACGAGCGCCCTGTCGCCGCACCTGCACTTCGGCGAACTGTCGCCGCGGCGGGTCTGGCATGCCGTCCGCACCGCCGCCGGTGGCCGCCCGGCGGCCCGGCTGACCGGGGGCGCGGAGGTGTTCCTGCGGGAGATCGGCTGGCGGGAGTTCGCGGCCCATCTCCTGTTTCACTTCCCGCACACGACCGATGCACCGCTGCGGGCCGACTACGCACGGTTCCCCTGGCAGGACGATCCGGTCGGGCTGCGGGCCTGGCAGCGTGGGCGGACGGGTTTTCCCGTCGTCGACGCCGGGATGCGGC
The DNA window shown above is from Planctomycetia bacterium and carries:
- the phr gene encoding deoxyribodipyrimidine photo-lyase, producing the protein MAPSPAVTIVWFRRDLRLDDNPALAAAAARGAVVPVFIWAPDEEAPWAPGAASRWWLHHSLVACGAALERAGAPLVIRRGPSLDALRALAAEHGATHVVWNRLYEPAAVARDTGIKQALAKDGLEVESFNGGLLFEPAHVATKEGRPYQVFTPFWRALVARDEPAEPQAAPRRLAAAAPRRARGSASLPLDRLDLLPRIDWATTMESTWRPGEAPAAKRLAAFLANGLSAYGTDRDRPDRDGTSALSPHLHFGELSPRRVWHAVRTAAGGRPAARLTGGAEVFLREIGWREFAAHLLFHFPHTTDAPLRADYARFPWQDDPVGLRAWQRGRTGFPVVDAGMRQLWATGWMHNRVRMIVASFLVKDLRISWLEGARWFWDTLVDADLAANTLGWQWAAGCGADAAPYFRIFNPTSQGERFDPDGGYVRRWVPELSRLAADDIHEPAAAGVRLGETYPEPIVDHAEARRLALEALKEVTRGKGKPTSSARRRPS